The following proteins come from a genomic window of Salvia hispanica cultivar TCC Black 2014 chromosome 4, UniMelb_Shisp_WGS_1.0, whole genome shotgun sequence:
- the LOC125222924 gene encoding U-box domain-containing protein 4-like gives MVDGGGESSVVDGLSTEEWLSCAQGLVPRALGKAREVKGFPGRWKVIISKLEQVPSRLSDLSSHPCFSKNALCKEQLQAVSKTLKDVIQLADLCVREKYEGKLRMQSDLDAVSGRLDLNLRDCGLLIKTGVLGEVSFQSAATSSCAEPEAAVHGNLKELLARLQIGHLEAKHKALDSLVEVMKDDEKSVLAVIGRSNIGALIHLLTATSPRIREKTVTVICSLAESDTCESWLVSEGVLPPLIRLMESGSSVGKEKATIALQRLSMSSETARSIVGHGGVRPLIDICRSGDCVSQSAAACTLKNVSAVPETRQALAEEGIVKVMINLLDCGILLGSKEYAAECLQNLTSSNDDLKRSVISEGGIRSLLAYLDGPLPQESAVGALRNLVGLVPMEVLISLGLLPRLLHVLEAGSIGAQQAAAAAICRICTSAAMKSSVGEAGCIPLLVKMMEAKANNAREVAAQAVSSLMTVSDNCRLVKRDDKSVPNLVALLDPSPHNTAKKYAVSCLTLLSSSKKCKKLMASYGAIGYLKKLSEMDVPGAKKLLERLERGKLRTLFSRK, from the coding sequence ATGGTTGATGGTGGTGGAGAAAGCTCTGTGGTTGACGGTTTGTCGACTGAAGAATGGCTCTCGTGTGCTCAAGGGCTCGTCCCGAGGGCATTGGGGAAGGCGAGGGAGGTGAAGGGGTTCCCGGGGAGGTGGAAGGTGATCATTTCGAAACTGGAGCAAGTGCCATCACGCCTTTCTGATCTATCCAGCCATCCTTGCTTTTCAAAGAATGCTCTGTGCAAGGAGCAGCTGCAGGCCGTGTCGAAGACGCTGAAAGATGTGATTCAGTTGGCAGATTTGTGTGTGAGGGAGAAATATGAAGGAAAGCTTCGGATGCAGAGTGATCTTGATGCGGTTTCTGGGAGACTGGACTTGAATCTGCGCGATTGTGGGCTGTTGATCAAGACTGGGGTGCTAGGGGAGGTGTCATTCCAGTCTGCTGCAACAAGTAGTTGTGCTGAGCCGGAGGCTGCAGTTCATGGCAACTTGAAGGAGCTGCTCGCCCGCCTCCAGATTGGCCATTTGGAGGCGAAGCACAAGGCGCTCGACAGCCTCGTGGAGGTGATGAAGGACGACGAGAAGAGTGTGTTGGCCGTGATTGGAAGAAGCAATATTGGAGCATTGATCCATTTGCTGACCGCCACTTCACCTCGGATCAGGGAGAAGACGGTCACTGTCATCTGCTCGCTGGCAGAGTCGGATACCTGTGAGAGCTGGCTCGTCTCAGAAGGCGTCCTCCCACCTCTGATAAGGCTGATGGAGTCCGGGAGCAGTGTGGGGAAGGAGAAGGCCACCATTGCCCTGCAGAGGCTGTCAATGTCGTCTGAGACGGCTCGCTCCATCGTTGGCCATGGCGGGGTGAGGCCGTTGATTGACATATGTCGTAGTGGCGACTGCGTTTCACAGTCTGCTGCAGCCTGCACGCTCAAGAATGTATCCGCTGTGCCAGAGACGAGGCAAGCGCTCGCGGAGGAAGGGATTGTGAAGGTGATGATCAATCTTCTTGACTGTGGGATCCTTTTGGGATCAAAGGAGTATGCAGCTGAATGCCTGCAGAATCTCACTTCGAGCAACGATGATTTGAAAAGATCGGTTATCTCAGAAGGCGGGATACGAAGCCTGCTCGCCTATCTGGACGGTCCATTGCCTCAAGAATCCGCAGTTGGTGCACTGAGAAACTTGGTTGGTTTAGTGCCGATGGAGGTATTGATCTCGCTAGGGCTTCTGCCCCGGCTGCTCCACGTGCTCGAGGCCGGATCCATTGGGGCTCAGCAGGCAGCGGCAGCAGCAATCTGTCGAATCTGCACTTCAGCAGCAATGAAAAGCTCGGTGGGTGAGGCCGGGTGCATCCCGTTGCTCGTGAAAATGATGGAGGCCAAGGCCAACAACGCGAGGGAGGTTGCAGCGCAGGCGGTTTCTAGCTTGATGACTGTTTCCGACAACTGCCGTCTAGTCAAGAGAGACGACAAGAGCGTGCCGAACTTGGTGGCGTTGCTCGATCCCAGCCCTCACAACACGGCCAAGAAATACGCGGTCTCGTGCCTTACCCTACTCTCATCGAGTAAGAAGTGCAAGAAGCTGATGGCCTCGTATGGGGCGATCGGGTACCTCAAGAAGCTGTCGGAGATGGATGTGCCGGGCGCGAAGAAGCTTCTAGAACGTCTAGAGCGAGGTAAACTCAGGACTCTGTTCAGCAGGAAGTAG